The segment tcttcaaagctctcaAGCCCTTAGGAGattttaccaactcataagtGTGATTCTCATGCAGAGAATTTATCTCATCTTGCATGGCTTCAATTTGTTGATCCTTGTGCTCATCTTCCATGGCCTCCTCATAACATTCAGGTTCTCCACCGTCAGTGAGTAACACATCATCATTGGATGAATAATGATAGGAAGGAAACCGCTGTCTTGTGGACCTCCGAACCGAAATATTTGATTCGTCCACAACTTCATGAGTAGcaggatcatcaataacaatatcactgttattatcaacatcaacGTGTTGATTTGATACATGATTCTAGGCGTCACCATGATTATCAAGcccaacaacatcatgcacacTTGTGTGAGGAACTTCATCATAATGAACTATACCATCAAAACTTGAAGATTCTACCTTCTTCGCTTTtatcaatatcttcaattttttgattctccattaaaataatatcacggcttctcacaagtttctttCAATTGAATCATATAGCATGTAACCAAATCCATCAAGGCCATATCCAATAAACATGCATTGCCTTGTCTTGGCATCTAActttgacctctcatcttttggcacatgtacaaaagctttgcaaccaaatactctcaaatgATCATAGGAAACATCCTTTTCATATGAAACACTAATTAGTACATCACTTTGCAAAGCAGCAGTAGGAGATAAATTAATAACATGTGCAGCGGTAAATAATGcctcaccccaaaatgagttaggcaGTTTTGCTTCAGAAAGAAAATATCTAAATCTTTCCATCAAGGTCATGTTCATCGTCTCAGCCAAACAATTAAGCTGAGGAGTCTTGGGAGGAGTCTTTTGGTGCTCAATACCTTGATGCTTGCAGTATTCGTCAAATGATTcacaatattcaccaccatTGTCAATACGAATACATTTCAGTTTCTTTCCAGTTACTCTTTCAACTGAAGCCTAAAACTACCTGAAGACACCTAACACttggtctttagtcttcaagacaTAGACCCAAAGTTTTCTCCAGCAATCATTAATGAAAGTGACAAAGTAGAGTGCaccacccaatgtctttggcttcattggaccacataaatcagagTGCACCAACTCAAACAACTCTATCTTTCTCGAAGGAGGGTAGGATTtaaaggaaactctattttgtttaccagCCAAGCAGTGCTCACACTATTCTAATTTAGcacttttgaaatttgacaaaaatttcttcttggctagaacattAAGTTCTTTCTCGCTGATGTAGCTAAGTCTCTTGTGCTATAACGTTGATGAGTTATCGCTCTCAATCGCATTCATCATATAAACACAAGCAGAGGTCGTAGTCCAGTATAGACCACAACGTTTGTAACCATGAGCCACAACCATGGAACCCTTAATGAGTTTCTATTTTCTATCAGTGTTGGtactaacatatccttcatTATCTAAAACACCAACAAAAATTAGGTGCAGACGAACATCAGGAGCATGGTTTCATATTAttcaaaactagtttagttccaaCACTAGTTTTCAAATAAATTGTACCAATACCAACCACCGTAGAAGCGGTCTTATTACCTATACTAAAGGTTCCAAAATAACCAGGAGtataggaagagaaaaaattcCTTTTGTGATGTCACATGAGATGCGATACCAGTGTCCACAACCCAGCTTGACTCAtcacaaataatatttatcatgtcTGCATCAAGAGCGGTAACAAGATCTTCGATGGTGGCGGTGGCTTGACAATTTTCATTGCCATCTTCTTTaggtttttctttatttttgttctccCTCTTCAACTTCCTGCAGAACTTCTTTGTGTGCCCTTTCATGCCACAATGATAGCACTCAATATCTTGAGTCTGCCTTTggattttctcctttttgttttctatactGAAAAATCACGAGTTTTATTTCTCCCCTTTGGTCCAGTTATCAGGACATCCGACGAAGAAGAAACTTGAGTCTTTTTTCTCATCTCTTAGTTCAAAACACTACTCTTGGCGAAAATTGCTAGACATCACACCATCCGTAGCAGAATTTGAGCATATGTTTTCCCAGAAATATGGCtcaacacattatcatcaactcattgcctaatgaatccacaaacATGTTTGTGCAACAGATTCCACTCTTCATCTGTTTTATTATCAGGATTTACAATGGTAAATACTGGTTtgtaaaaattcttaacataaagcagatcttccattttttctttccaaatgacataattaacaccattcaaggtaaccattctacttgtgtAGACTTCCatcattttccccaaaaaatattattatcgcaaatcaaagtaaaatttTTCTGATGTGGTAGTTCAGATTGTGCTGCAAGCACAAagcatactcagataaaaccttggctctgataccagtttgtTGGTTTAATGCGGACAaacccaaaaatatatatggtaaaagaaatgaaaattaaattaaaaaataatgacaccaagaattttacgcGGAAATCCTTCTTAATAGGGGAAAAAACACGGGCCAAGAGTAACAACTGATATCACTATAGTAaagaattttacactgtgtagtcacgaatagaATACTtaaagtgactactacacactcaaaaggaacaacactcttttgattttcaccttactaaaatatcgctcacactttatttttcttcacaaactattctcttgtatagtctatggaatacctcgtTTTGCTCTCAGAATGgattttttctctctaacttggtgtgttctacaaatgaacAACAATGCTCTATTTACAAAAGGAGAAATCATgtctatgtcactaatgacataggtaaatatagcaaagtcaaaaaagGTTGCAAATCTTACGAATTTGTCAaccaccaaatcttttattttcaagtcTAACTATTAatcctttttaacaattaccTGTAGCAATTGAATAGCAAAAGTTGAACAAAATATGGGATGGACTCAACAGGAACTTGGTACATTGTATGAATCACTTTGTTCGTGTCATAGCTTTTTTGTGAATTATTCATATGTTAAGTGTTTGTTTCTACCGATATGTATATGTCGTCAAAAAATACTACTTTCAGAtcgaaaaaaatgagaaaatcgAGTCAAATCAACATTAAACAAACCGAccgttatttttttatttggttttagaaattcaaaaactgattaaattgGTTGATTTTAACAATAATCAATCCAAACCAAACCATGAACACCATAGAtgcattaataaaataaatatatttaacaatCCTTCAAAGTAGGGACATATGCACTAgttatattcattttaaattgGAAGAGTTGTAGCTTGTCTAGAAATATTGAACTTGTGCATTATCCTTGCTTTCACATGGAATTTGTATCATGCTTTCTTTGTAACATATTGCTCTCATACTTGTCGGACAACCCTGTAAATTGAATTCTTGGATTTTATCCAACTTTAGATCATAGGAAATTAAAGAACCCTCTCTGCTTTCGCAAAGCATCACACAATCCTTCCAAATCAGTAACGGAGATTCAATAAGAAGAGGTCTAACTGTGTATATCTTCATCCAAGAATCATATACCCCATACTCTTTCATCATCCAGATTTGCATTAAATCTTGTGCTGGATCATATTCCGGATTTGGATTAGGGTAACGAAGCATTGTTATCGAGTCTCTTAAGACCACTAAACCATAGTGTGGTCCATTGTAGGAATTACAAGTATGAGGCAGATTAATAGTGTTAAAAATCTCTGTACCCATATCAAAATAGAGAATTATCATTTTGTCTTTGGATCCAATTGCAAGCCAATAACAAGCACTCTTGTAAAACACCATAGAAGAAGGCGCCCAATAAATTCTAGGCATATCTTGATCAATATTGTCTAATTCTCTCCAGAAATCAGTGATCATATCATATACCTCAACTTTTTGCTCACTTGAATATGGGTCCCTATAAGGAGGATCATTATAAACTTTAGAAATCCTAACTACCTTGTAGTCATTTGCAATTGAGTCAAATCCAAACCCAACACCATCATGGAACATCGAAAACCTTGTGGAGAATCACTAGGGAAACGCGGTAGCAACCTATAATTTCTAGTAGCTGGATTAAATAATACGGTGTTCATCATACTAATCAAAGCTACTAAGCCATGACAAGGTCCAATAAATTGGTCATAATCGTTAACAAAAGTGGATTCCAAATATGGCACATCTAGATCTGGTATAACAGGTTTAAGATCATCaccaaaaagaaaagacaatgTAGTTTTATGTTGAAAAGGATCTACTTGTAAAGAGCGCTTGAAGATAATGAATTCTTCTTTAGCAGTTTTACTGTTGTTGAGATGGAGGTTGATGAATGTAGAGGATCGAATGAGAATGTACCAAGTTTTAGAGATGCACGTAAATAGAATAAGTGATTTTACCGGAAGCcttaaaagtatataaataatCACATCTTCGGGCAATTTCTTCAGAATTTCATGTGCCATCTTGTATTTTCTCAAAATGCATTTTGAATTATACTTGAAGAAATGATATGTTTGTGACTTTCTATGTGTAGTCTCACTTGTATCGCCAAGGAAATCTCTAtctcatttgaaaaataataatattttttattttgtggttATGAGGATTTGCAAATACAACAGTTTTTAATGACCAAACACTTACAACCTCTTTAATTTGCCTCGAAACTCTATTTAGCATGTATCATTTGATCACAAAAAGTTGTACCCTGTATATATGTTTAGCATATGTTAGACTAACATTAAAAGggttaaaaaattcatttaaataacGTCATGtatttcatttctttatgtCATTCAAATTGCTTTGTATTTACTTTGTATAAATCAAGTTATCATCTTTATGTTATATAAGGATATCAATTAATTAGCTATAATTGATTACAAAATTATTGTAGATTGATTAGCGATacaagttaatataaaatttagtcTATGCTACTATGAGGATACATCCTCCATCCTTTCAAATTTATGTGGCATcaacaaattaatatttgaCATCATTCGGctaattataattcaaaattttttatatgatttttttctccTCAATTTGACCTTTcttattgtaatattttatttagtctTTTATAGCGTAGAATATAATTCATAGTTTACACTTTTAGATTAAAAAGAAttgataatattaaattaaaatttgaagaatatcaTCTTTGCTTAGAGAGAGATATGGAAAATGAGGtagatgaagaaaataaattgaaaagtaAAACACATGATGGAGAAAATGGGGTTGAAGAGAAGATGGAGAAATAAATGAGTAGGTACGTAGAAGGTTTCAAATGATAAGAATATCGAATATTAATGTAAGAAAGAATTCCTCGCGCATTTTAAAAGGtgaataatttcattaatctcTTCCGCCaacattttgtatttaaatggtacattgaaaataaaatagaaaggtTAAAATGAAACATGATTTCAATAGAAtgtcaaaagaaaatttacgGACAGTTAAATGAGATATGTATGTGTTTGgacattttcaatatatatctctattattatatatcataacTGTTGtatataagagaaaaaaatgatactCTTTTAGAAAgatggtttgatttgatttgacatgaattttaaataaataaagataattgttgaattttatggtcttaaaataatattatgttaaatttataaaaatacctctaacttttttatatatatatcttatatatatattacataaaaaattaaaatttaaatattatttaaaaaaagaaaaaaatcatacttttttttaaaaaaaaaaattaaacggagggagtattgaCATATTTCATTGGGCAAGGATTCATCTACCTTTttgtccttttcttttctttctacttTCTCAACTTTCCATTTATTTTGTGTTAGTGCTAAAAATCTCGAAAGTCATTTTTTAATTCTCTTACGGCTTATTTGGCATTATTGTTGCGATGCTagaagtgtttttttttgttttagaaaaaaacacttattttgaaaaaataagtgtttggcgaattcttaaaattatttttaaatagaagcagaaataatttttgtgttatttgAAAAAAGCTAAAagtttctgttttttttaaaaatagaagcagaaggagatttttttttttaaaaaaaaaaccaaaaatattcctacatacatacatatttatcagtataattaattaacatatctCATAAGTTTGGTTAACTTTCATTCAAGTATTGTattgcttttatttttatataatcaaattttattttatacatgttttatattattatttatacattatatcgtatatattattttacatactCTCTCCGTCCGGTATTGGTTGTCATGTTCTGTTTTCTGAAAATcaattgactaatttttaaaattaaattagatcatattaatttgatattttaaacaaaaaaattagatattctaaaactatatgaaaattactataaattgcaattttttgcatattaatataatgaaaaaatacatcttaaagtgttaatcaaaaattttataatttgactctaaaaatagaaacaataacaaataacaCAGAACAGagagaatattattttataaaattaaaagtaaaagtaacaacagtatatcattttttttaaagaagtaaCAGTTAAAGATTTAGACACTTCCAAAAAAAGTAACTagtaacaaaattttcttttcttaatttacgtatttattttatttgaatttgaatttttcaaatctttagagttttataataataataaaaaatggaaataGCAAAGATTATAtcccaaaaacaaataaatatgtacaaatgaaaaaaatatcttttcaaaaaaattcaacaatatttatCTATGTTcaatattgattgaaaatttgatcataattatgaaactatataaatttagaagaagatcaaaatagggagaagagagaaaacTTCTTATTCATCTTGAGGGATATTTAGAATTTACagatcttatttacaatgaaggaaaaccccatttatttatagggaaaacctttGGGTCctcaagtaggattcctaatcGTATCCTAAAAGGACTctacataattagacattcactgtaatacaaatattttataacactcTCCCTTGAATGTCAATAGATTATGTGCTTCATTATAATCTTACTAGATAAAACTCAGTGGGGGAAAtctagtgaagaaaaaagagtacatatatcgaataatacgcattatggatgcctcattaaaatCTTTACAAAGAAAACCTAATAGGACCAAACCTTATGgagaaaaaagagtacatcacGTATTGACTACCTATAATGAGAACATAAATCCATAGACTTGAATCTTTGTTTTCCAAGCTTTTGCATAATCTacttgaaagttgtagttggtagagacttggtgaataaacGAATCATAATATTACTTAAACAAACTATTGCATGTCGATATCACCATTTTTGGGAGCtcataaatgtaaaaaaaaaacattgacaaaatatgttttcttctatctcttttataaattttccCTTTAGGATCAAAGATTTCTACAAGTTCCTTACTTCAACTTTTTAAGCAGATAATGTAttgccttttgaaaactcttcgagagtttcaattctagtcatcaacttgcataataatacttgtatattctttgtgtattttaatatatttaatccttatgaggattataaacaagttttccaaaaacttgtatatattttaaattttgaaaacatcGGGCATTTTCATATATCAAATTTGTCAAATGATAACATCcatattaaatgtatgatatCTTCTAGTGCATAGATTGCAAGCCAAATAAGTTTTAAgcttaccaagatgcatcattccacttttatttgataattattcTTACACCAACATGATTTAAGAGTCATAGAATTTATATcatcataatcttttacaatattgcacgctattgtatcaaagatatcgtcaacgATAAATCATTTTGTTTCGATTTACAATACGACgtaacttattgagatctcatcacttcattatttttagataCGTACCCTTATCATGAGGTTtcatgaagtgttatgtcacaATCTCTTCAAGAGCACATTGTCcctttattatgatcattttgattctttgatcctccccATTCTTCAAGGGTTATTTTTATTAGATTCGATTAGTCTATCATGGTTGATGCATGTCGTAGACTCTATCCTTAAAGGACattcaataggagtatttacAACTCTTGTGTTGCTTTTAGTCTCtcacttgaaaagcttcatttactaccatatcctCAGTAATCAGATCATGgaaaataagttgaagttcttaCACTTGTGATCTAACAGTTTTACTATCAAGAATTTTATGTTCTAAACACGTTGTGGCCACAAACTTTTTCAGGTATGCAttttctgtcttatatttcttctcaattgcGTCGCACAATTATTTCGAAGTTGTCATTGCACTATAGATATTTTATAAGTGATCCTATAAAGCACTCAAAACGTAGCCCTTACATATAaattttgtctattttcatgcgtcaataatcataaatatttctCTGCCTGACATTTCACCAGCAGACACTGAAGTTTCTTCGTTGGTTAATTATTACAGACCAAGAGTGTTGATATAGAAAAATACACATTGCTGCCATCCTTTCAAATTCACACCACAGAAATTTCTCGATTTCTCTACTGGTAGTACAATAGTTCGGGTTGGTATAATAGCAGACACTGTCACGTTGTTATTTGTTATTTCTGATAAATAAAAATCGATACAGACTTAGTAAGCAATAAACTAATGTTGCAAACTTAATAGGAGTATAGAATCACAAAGGTTTTTGTCTCCACCACAagcacaaattaaaataaataaaaaataatttccttaatgTTGTTGCCAAtctatgtttaaaaataataatgctGATTACCAGAAACTTTGCAGAAATATAAAGttgtcaaaaaattaaaatctgtaGAACATACCAGAATTTGGAAAAATCAGAatggaaaaagatcaagtccactaaaTGCACTGTATCCCTTAAGAAAACCATTCCCCTCGAATATTCaatgtttgatttgaaatatgtcCTTCGAGGATATAATGATCTTAATTACTAGTGTATTGATATACAAAAGGTTGGTGTCAGCAAACCACTCAACGACAttaaagtacacgaagaaactttgtgcagaagaagaagaaaaaaattagaaaaattcatAAGGAAAAAGTCTGAAGATTCAGTGGTATTTATTGCTAAGAGGAACCAATTTCGAAAGGTTGCAACTCTTTCAAATTCAACACGATCAttatgaaagtttgcaacctttcaaaagGTTATGGTTGTTCCTGAATGTTGCTACTTTTCAGAACAGTCATTTCTAACGTtggaaaattcaaaataaaacgagaaagaatttaaataattcaggTCGCGCGGATCCGATTCGGATCGAAATGTTTcgattaatcaattaaaaagcTGAAACGTTTCgattatcaactaattaattgaaaatgttttgactatttaatttaatttaaatatataaataaataactaataattaaaacaaactttgtccAAAACAATCTCTCAATGGAAGCTGAGCAACGACAGCACGAGAGGGTCCCTTTTTCCAATCCTTGTAACAATTAATAAGagtgtttttatatttaaatcttctatttttcttcggaaaagggcctaaaatacccttaaagtattgaaaataatacaaaattacccttcatctacctattggctccaaaatgtccttctcatccacctattggctccaaaatacccttgttatccacctttgggttcaaaattgaccact is part of the Solanum lycopersicum chromosome 1, SLM_r2.1 genome and harbors:
- the SLF5 gene encoding S-locus F-box protein type-5, whose amino-acid sequence is MAHEILKKLPEDVIIYILLRLPVKSLILFTCISKTWYILIRSSTFINLHLNNSKTAKEEFIIFKRSLQVDPFQHKTTLSFLFGDDLKPVIPDLDVPYLESTFVNDYDQFIGPCHGLVALISMMNTVLFNPATRNYRLLPRFPSDSPQGFRCSMMVLGLDLTQLQMTTR